The Candidatus Aminicenantes bacterium genome includes the window GGCCGCCCGCAACGTGACCGTCAACTGTGTCGCCCCCGGCTTCATCGCGACGGCCATGACCGAGGCCCTGCCCGAAAACGTCAAAACGAAATTTCGCGATGTCATACCCATGGGGCGCTTCGGCGAGCCCGCGGACGTGGCCCGCGCCGTCCGATTCCTCTGCTCCGAGGACGCCGCATACATCACCGGCCAAGTTCTTAATATTAACGGCGGGATGTATATGTAGCCATCTTTGTACAAATCTTTGAGGAGGTTTCACCATGGAAAGAGATGAACTGCTGAAGAAAGTTAAGGCGATCGTGGCGGACAAGCTGAGCATCGGCGAAGACCAGATCACAGAAGAAGCCTCGTTCATCGAAGACCTGGGCGCGGACTCCCTGGACACCGTCGAGCTGGTGATGGCCTTGGAGGACGAATTCAGCCTCGACATCCCGGACGAGGACGCCGAGAAGCTGACCACCGTCGGTAAGGCGATGGATTACATTGTCGGCCATGTCAAGTAATTCGGGAGATCACCAGAAAACCAACGAAAGACGGGTTGTCATAACGGGGGTCGGCCTAGTGACCCCCTTGGGGACGGGGACGCAAAAGTCCTGGGAGGCCCTGGTCGCGGGGCGGAGCGGAGCGGGACCGATTACCCGCTTTGACGCCTCGCGCCACGCCACCCGCATCGCCGCCGAGGTCCGCGACTTCCAGCCGCTCGACTTCATCGAGCGAAAAGAAGTCCGCAAGATGGACCGCTTCATCCAGTTCGCCATGGCGGCGGCCCAGGCCGCGGTGGAGGATGCCGGCATCCCGCCGGCCCGCCTGGAGGGCGACCGGGCCGGCGTGCTTGTCGGCTCGGGCATCGGCGGCATCGGCACCATCGAGGAGTGGCACAAAGTCCTGCTGGAGAGGGGGCCCAGCCGGGTTTCGCCCTTCTTCCTCATCGCCACGATCATCAATGAGGCGGCCGGCCAGATCTCCATCCGCTACCGGTCCCGCGGCCCCAACTCGGCCACGGTGACCGCTTGCGCCGCCGGAACCCACGCCGTCGGCGAGGCCTGCCGGCTGATCGCCCGGGGCGACGCCGACATCATGATCGCCGGCGGGGCCGAGGCGCCCGTCACGCCCCTCGGCGTCGCCGGGTTCTGCGCCATGAAGGCCATGTCCGAAAGAAACGATGCTCCCGAAAAGGCCTCCCGACCGTTCGACGCCGGCCGCGACGGATTCGTCATCGGCGAAGGGGCGGGCATCGTCCTGCTGGAGGAGCTCGGCGCGGCCTTGCGGCGCGGGGCCAAGATCTATGCTGAGGTCGTCGGCTACGGCATGACCGGAGACGCCTACCATCCGGCCGCCCCGGCCGAAGACGGCGAGGGCGCCTATCGGGTCATGAAGCACGCCCTGGACGATGCCGGCCTGGCGCCGGAGGATATCCAGTACATCAACGCCCACGGCACATCCACTCAGCTCAACGACCGCATCGAGACGGCGGCCGTCAAGCGCCTGTTCGGCGGCCACGCCTACAAAGTGGGCTTGAACTCGACCAAGTCGATGACCGGTCATCTGCTGGGCGCCGCCGGCGGCGTCGAAGCCGGCATTGCGGCCCTCTGCCTCAAGCACCAGATCATGACCCCGACCATCAACTACGAGACGCCCGACCCGGAATGCGACTTGGACTATGTGCCCAACGCCGCCCGTCCGGCCGAGATCATCCATGCCATGTCGAATTCCTTCGGCTTCGGCGGGACGAACGGCTGTCTCGTCTTTCGCCGTTTCGAAGAGTAAGAATTTCCTCTTCGCGCCGGATCATCTTAGGAGCAAGGCATGAACATCGTGGTTTTTGTTAAAAGAGTTCCGGATACGGAATCGCGGATTCGGCTCCAGCATGAAACGGCGAGCGTCGTCGAGGAGGGCCTGAACTTCATCATCAGCCCCAACGACGAATATGCCATCGAGGAGAGCCTGCGCCTGCGCGAGGCCCAAGGCGGCAAGGTCACGGCCGTCAGCCTGGGCGGCGACGAGTCCCTGATCGTGCTGCGCAAATGCCTGGCCATGGGGGTCGACGAGGCCCTCCTGATCAAGGACGACCGCAAGGAGACCTACGACGGCTTGCGCGTCGCCAGAATTCTGGCCGCGGCCGTCAGGACCCGTTGGGCCGACGCCGACCTTCTTCTGTTCGGCCGCCTGTCCGTCGGCGCGGATAACGCCCAGGTCCCGGCCATGACGGCCGAGCTCCTGGGCTGGCCGCAGGCTACGGTCGTCATCAAGCTGCTTATCGAGGGCCGGTCCGGGACGGCCCTACGCGAGATCGAAGGCGCGGTCGAGAAAGTCGCCTTCCTTCTGCCGGCTGTCGTCTCGGCTCAAAAGGGCCTTAACGAGCCCCGCTACGAGACGCTCAAGGGCATCATGGCGGCCAAGAAGAAGACCATCCCCGCCGTTACCCCGGCCGAGCTGGGCCTATCGGCCGAAGATATCGCGCCGCTGGTCGACGTCCTGGGCTTGGAGACGCCGCCGGCCAAGGCGGGCGGGCGGATGATCGGGGGGACTCCCGAGGAAGCGGCCCGCGAGCTCGTCCGGCTGCTGCGGGACGAAGCCAAGGTCATCTGAGGAGAAAGGGCATGATCCTGACTTATATCGAGACCCGCGAAGGCAAGATCAAGAAGAGCTCGCTCGAAGCGTTGGGCGAGGCTTCGCGCCGGGCGGCCGAGCTGGGCGTTCCGGCGTCGGCCGTAGTCGTCGGGGCCGGCCTGGACTCGTTCCCTCCCGAATTGGCGGCGGCAGGCGCGGCCAAAATTTTTCTTCTGGACAACCCCGGTTTGGCCGCTTACGGCGCGCCGGCCTATGCGGCCGTGTTGGCCGATCTGGTTCGCGCCGAGGCGCCCGCCGCGGTTTTCTTCCCGGCCACGGCCTTGGGCAGAGACTTGGCCCCGCGGCTGGCGGCCAGGCTCGGCGTCGCTATGGCTTCCGACTGCGTCAAGATCGAAGTCCGGGACGGGCGGCTTGTCTTCACCCGGCCGATCTATGCCGGCAAGGCGTTCTTGACCCTGGCGCTCTCCTCCGTACCCGCTCTTGTCACACTGCGGCCCAACGTGTTCGTCTCCTCCTCGGCGGCCTCCCTTACAATCCCGGCCGCGGCGGCTGGATCGGTTAGGGCTGCCGAAATGGCTGCCGCGGGCGAGGTCGTCAAGATCGCCGTCGCTTTGCCGGCCGGGGCCGATAACGGGCAGGTGGTCGAGATCCAGGGCGCCGACGGGGCCGAGCTTGATGTGGCCGAGGCCGAGATCGTGGTTTCGGGTGGCCGCGGCCTGCGGGCTCCGGAAAGCTTTGCCTTGCTCCGCGAGCTGGCTGCGATCCTGCCCAAAGCGGCCGTCGGCGCTTCGCGCGCGGCCGTGGATTCGGGCTGGATCGGCCACGCCCACCAGGTCGGCCAGACCGGCAAGACCGTGTCCCCAAACCTCTACCTGGCCTTCGGCATCAGCGGGGCCATCCAGCACCTGGCCGGGATGTCGTCGGCCAAGGTCATCGTCGCCGTCAACAAGGACGCCGAAGCGCCCATCTTCAAGATCGCGGACTACGGGATCGTGGGGGATGTCTTCCAGATTCTGCCCGCCCTCAAAGACGAGCTGCGAAAAGCCTTAAAAGAATAGGGGTACAGTATACGTAAATCCCTATTTATTTGGATCTCGAAAGAGGTCGATCTCGGTTTCCAGGATCGGCCTTTCCTTTTTCGGCCGGCCCGGCTTGCCCTTTGCTAGACGACGATCCGTCAACGCCTCTAATCTTGCGATGAAATCTTCATCTCCGAGAGGGCGTCCCGTCTTTTCATGGGTATGAAGCTCGTCGCGAAAGCCGGAGTCCTCGTCTTCTTTCAGATAGGCGGCCCAATTCTCCGCGATCGGCATGCTTCCATCGAGATCAATAATCGGATCCTCGCCTAGGCAAAGATGGCCTCGTGCGCTTGACCATCTATAGCCTTGGGCGTCCTTGGTGATTCCGGCCCGAACGGGATTGAGTTCCACATAGCGAACGGCTCTATAGAGATAGGGAGCGTCGAGGGGAAACGACCAATAGCGTTCCTGCCACAGGTGGCCCTTCCATTTTTCCCTGGTGTTGATGATTGTGGTGTATTTCCGGTGTGTCTCTCCCAGCACATGCGCGAATTCGTCTTTGAGACTCGGCGTGGAAATAAGATGGACATGATTGTCCATGAGACAATACCCGAGGATGCGAAGCCCTGTCCCCTCCAGGTTGTCGCGAAGAATTTTTAAGTAATAGCTTTTGTCCTCCTCGGAAAAGAACACCCGTTGCCGCCGATTGCCGCGCTGAGTCAGATGATGGGGAATACCCGGGATGATTAATCGAGCTAAGCGGGGCATAGCGTTTGATTTCCCCTGACTTAATAAAGACGCCGAATGAGGACTGGAATTCTCAGCCATCGGTTTAGCGTGGAGTGAATTCGGACCTGCGGCCCCCAGGGGGACAGCGATAATGCCTTTCGCCCTCTGCTAATGAAGCCGGCTTAAATAATATGAATATTTGGGGATGGCGGCTGATTCTGTCGGATTAGGTACCGCCCCCAATCACTCCGGATAAAAAGCCGAATAAGCGAGCCAGCCTGCAATTCGGACGAAGAGGAAGGCAATCCGGGTTCGTACCTCGATGTGAAGGAGCGAGGACAAGCTGGGAAATAGGGAATTACGTATACTGTACCCCTATTTTTTATATATCCAGCAGTAACCGGTTTTCTTTAGAGCGCTGCTCGCCCACGCTCGTCACGTAGATCGCCGGATCGTCCATGACCGGGCACTTGTTCTCGCAGATCCCGCAGCCGATGCACATCTCGAGGTCGATGACCGGAGCTTTCTGAATCAGCGTCGTTCCGTCCGGCCGCTTGGATTCGTACTCGATGAATTTGATCGCCTTGGGCGAAGTGGGGCAGTGCTCCTCGCAGACGATGCACGGCCGGCCCAGAAAGTAGGGCAGGCAGCGGTTCTTGTTGATCCAGGCCGTGCCGATCTTGACTTGCGTCTTCTCCGGGATCGTCAGCTCCTTGATGGCCCCGGTGGGGCAGACCTGGGAGCAGAGCGAGCAGTAGTACTCGCAGTACCCGATCTTGGGCACCAGGACCGGCGTCCACAGCCCCTCCGGCCCGGCCTCGGAAAGCGCGGGCTGCAGGGCGTTGGTCGGGCAAGCTTTCATGCACTCCCCGCACTTGACGCACTTGGCCAGGAACTCGGGCTCGGGCAAGGCCCCCGGCGGTCGCAGCAGCTTTTCCGAGGCCCGCTTGCGGGCCTGGGTGATGCGGAAGAACGGCACACTGAAGAAAGCCAGCGCCGACGCCAGAAGCAATTTGCGCTTGGTCAGATCCACGGCCGGGGTCCGCTCCGGCTTGAACCGCGTCGGGAAGGTGATGGCCTTGGTCGGGCAGATCGCGGCGCAGGTCTCGCAGTAGACGCATTCCGAGCTCTTCCACTCGCCGATCGGGAAGGGCTTGGCCTGGGTTTGGCAGTGGATCGAGCAGAGGTTGCACTTGATGCACTTCTGCTCGTCCACTTTGAGCTTGAACAGATTGAAGCGCGAGGCCAGCCCGAGAAAAGCGCCCGTGGGGCAAAGATAGCGGCACCAGAATCTTTCCCGCCACGCGTTGAGCAGCAGGAAGGCGAGAAAGACGAGCCCGATGAAGAACCCGCCGCGGAAAGTCGCATTGAGGGTCATCGTCTCGATCACCTGGGTCAGCTTGTCGCCGACCGAGCCGAGCCCGGCGCCATACGCTCCCCCGATG containing:
- the acpP gene encoding acyl carrier protein; this translates as MERDELLKKVKAIVADKLSIGEDQITEEASFIEDLGADSLDTVELVMALEDEFSLDIPDEDAEKLTTVGKAMDYIVGHVK
- the fabF gene encoding beta-ketoacyl-ACP synthase II, producing the protein MSSNSGDHQKTNERRVVITGVGLVTPLGTGTQKSWEALVAGRSGAGPITRFDASRHATRIAAEVRDFQPLDFIERKEVRKMDRFIQFAMAAAQAAVEDAGIPPARLEGDRAGVLVGSGIGGIGTIEEWHKVLLERGPSRVSPFFLIATIINEAAGQISIRYRSRGPNSATVTACAAGTHAVGEACRLIARGDADIMIAGGAEAPVTPLGVAGFCAMKAMSERNDAPEKASRPFDAGRDGFVIGEGAGIVLLEELGAALRRGAKIYAEVVGYGMTGDAYHPAAPAEDGEGAYRVMKHALDDAGLAPEDIQYINAHGTSTQLNDRIETAAVKRLFGGHAYKVGLNSTKSMTGHLLGAAGGVEAGIAALCLKHQIMTPTINYETPDPECDLDYVPNAARPAEIIHAMSNSFGFGGTNGCLVFRRFEE
- a CDS encoding electron transfer flavoprotein subunit beta/FixA family protein, which gives rise to MNIVVFVKRVPDTESRIRLQHETASVVEEGLNFIISPNDEYAIEESLRLREAQGGKVTAVSLGGDESLIVLRKCLAMGVDEALLIKDDRKETYDGLRVARILAAAVRTRWADADLLLFGRLSVGADNAQVPAMTAELLGWPQATVVIKLLIEGRSGTALREIEGAVEKVAFLLPAVVSAQKGLNEPRYETLKGIMAAKKKTIPAVTPAELGLSAEDIAPLVDVLGLETPPAKAGGRMIGGTPEEAARELVRLLRDEAKVI
- a CDS encoding electron transfer flavoprotein subunit alpha/FixB family protein, which codes for MILTYIETREGKIKKSSLEALGEASRRAAELGVPASAVVVGAGLDSFPPELAAAGAAKIFLLDNPGLAAYGAPAYAAVLADLVRAEAPAAVFFPATALGRDLAPRLAARLGVAMASDCVKIEVRDGRLVFTRPIYAGKAFLTLALSSVPALVTLRPNVFVSSSAASLTIPAAAAGSVRAAEMAAAGEVVKIAVALPAGADNGQVVEIQGADGAELDVAEAEIVVSGGRGLRAPESFALLRELAAILPKAAVGASRAAVDSGWIGHAHQVGQTGKTVSPNLYLAFGISGAIQHLAGMSSAKVIVAVNKDAEAPIFKIADYGIVGDVFQILPALKDELRKALKE
- a CDS encoding transposase — protein: MAENSSPHSASLLSQGKSNAMPRLARLIIPGIPHHLTQRGNRRQRVFFSEEDKSYYLKILRDNLEGTGLRILGYCLMDNHVHLISTPSLKDEFAHVLGETHRKYTTIINTREKWKGHLWQERYWSFPLDAPYLYRAVRYVELNPVRAGITKDAQGYRWSSARGHLCLGEDPIIDLDGSMPIAENWAAYLKEDEDSGFRDELHTHEKTGRPLGDEDFIARLEALTDRRLAKGKPGRPKKERPILETEIDLFRDPNK
- a CDS encoding 4Fe-4S binding protein, translating into MKKERSRKHRALRALRILSQAGFFGLFLWLFFSAHFAGQDYIGNVEIFFHFDPLIAAAVAIAARTLLAAFAWAAVTLLVTVLFGRVVCGWVCPLGTVHQAASWLFRVTKLRRPRKPAEGGLAWKYLVLAFVLVSAVFTLDLLGYFDPLTFLTRTLATSTVPAFAQGAQMAIGGAYGAGLGSVGDKLTQVIETMTLNATFRGGFFIGLVFLAFLLLNAWRERFWCRYLCPTGAFLGLASRFNLFKLKVDEQKCIKCNLCSIHCQTQAKPFPIGEWKSSECVYCETCAAICPTKAITFPTRFKPERTPAVDLTKRKLLLASALAFFSVPFFRITQARKRASEKLLRPPGALPEPEFLAKCVKCGECMKACPTNALQPALSEAGPEGLWTPVLVPKIGYCEYYCSLCSQVCPTGAIKELTIPEKTQVKIGTAWINKNRCLPYFLGRPCIVCEEHCPTSPKAIKFIEYESKRPDGTTLIQKAPVIDLEMCIGCGICENKCPVMDDPAIYVTSVGEQRSKENRLLLDI